TGGTCTACCACCACCCACCACAACTGGAAACAAAAGATATCTACTGCAGACCCAGCGAGTACGGTTCAATGCAGCTTTTCTAAAAGGGACACGAAGTCTCCTCGCCATAAGAGCAGGTACATGATCAACAGGCCTGAACAACAGGCTGTACCGATGTTCGTCCCGAGTATCAGCTCCCCAGACCCTCTCAGGCGTTGGCAGGAATCgcttccagaagacgaaCCTGCTCTGTTCTCTACCATCAGAGACGCGATACAGGACTCGTGGTCTGCAAACGAAGGATTCACGGCAGTTGAGCATCAGCAAGGCATTCCCGATCCCGGGTTTGTCGACGTTTTCCAAATATACCGTCGATGAGAATCCCGAGCCGCTTCGACGACTAGTCCTGAGAGTGGTACGAGTGCCTCTTCTCGACAGTCAGCTCACTCTGGCAGATCAAGTGGTAGCCACGGATCCGCCTGGAAGACGCAATCCcgtgggaagaaagaaaaatcaagaacaagagatGTTGTCACGGGCTGCCTTTCAGAGTGATATCAATGCTagtggtggtgatgaccAGGGGAGGTCGGATTTATCGACAGCCTTGCCTCTTGTGGCACGACCTGTCGTCTCGAACATAACCTTGTCATTCAAACCCAACCGAAGTTCGGTCACAAAGGAAGGGCGTCTTCTTACGTTCCCAAACATTCTGCAACATCGTGTTAGGTCAACTCCAGGTGCAGGACTCGGGTCTGTATTTACACACGCAAGTTCTGACTCGTCACTTGAGCCACTGCGCAGAGGGGCAGACGCGCCTTTGAACTGTTCCTACTGATGCAATGTTCCGACGGGAAGCATGGCATCTTATGTTTGATTTTGAGGATCCCTGGAATTAGACGACTGCGGATCACCCTCAATGGCAGGCTACTTTTCGAGAAAAACAGAGCTCCTCCACGACCTGACCAACTCGTGTTCGTATCTTACTCATCTGGATCGTTCCTGATGCAATAGACGCTAAATTGTATAGGAAATCATTCGGCCTCTTCCAAGCAGACGGAGTATATGTTGCCCCCACGCCCTAATACGTATTATCTGACCGGATTCTACATGTCTTAGTCAATTGTATATTCTCCCACATTATACGCAGCTTAAACCCCATAAGGGACTATAGTCAACCACTATTGAAGTATGCCATGCATCTTGGCAATACCCGATGAGTCATTCTCAAGAGCTTTTCACCGGGATGCTCTAGACTTCCaacagaagacaagaaaacacTTAAAGCCCTCCTACATGGGCGTTATCGCGGAATATTTATTGGAGGATAACTTCATGGCTCTTGTTAGCCCGCATACTCCACATTTCGGACTGGTCTCACAACTCCCCGGTGGAAGAAGTGGGTCAAAGGCTCTCAGACTCAGAGGGCGTGTTATTACGccctacggagtacacccTTGTCCCCACCTAAATGTGGGCCCGTATACTATCTACACAACTCGTATAGGCCTTGGTTCTATGTGACCTCGTAACTGGGATATCCTGAGTTGAAGTCAAATCCTGCCATCTTGGCGTCGGGCGATGAGCTATAAATACGTTCTCCTGCAGTACGGGCGAGTGTCAATCCTTCTCAAGTGTACAGCTCCCAAGCATCCCTAATAACTCCTAATACCGCATATCATGGCTCCCTCCGCTATCGAGTCacagaaaaccaaacccGAAGCCCCTGTTGTCACCGAGAAACAGGCCGGTCAACCCCTTGACGCCTCCAAGTTGATCTACACCTACACTACCAACCCACGCGATGTTCCCGACGAAACAACAGCTCATTCCGGCGACGAGACCATCTGCACCGACCACATGGTCGTCGCAACCTGGAAAGCCTCCACAGGCTGGTCAGCCCCAGAGTTGAAGCCATACGGTCCATTGAATCTCATGCCCACAGCCTCCTGCTTACACTACGCTACCGAGTGCTTCGAGGGACTCAAAGTATACCGCGGCTACGACGGTAAGCTCCGGGTCTTCCGTCCAGATCGCAACGCCGCCCGCTTGAACATGTCCGCGAGTCGTATCTCCCTACCCCAAGCCGACGCCGACGAGATAACAAAGCTCATATTCGCCCTCCTCGAAGTCGACGGCGCGAAATGGCTCCCCAAGGAGAGAGCCGGTAACTTCCTGTACTTGAGACCGACACTCATCGGCACCCAGCCGACTATCGGTCTTGTGAAGTCCAAGCAAGCGATCTTATACATCATCCTGAGCTATATGCCTCGACAGGATACTCCACCCGGGGGAATGAGGCTTTTGACTTCACCAGAAGATATGGTTCGTTCTTGGGTGGGTGGATTCGGCTATGCCAAGGTTGGTGCGAATTATGGGCCGTCGGTCCTCGCCACGCAAGATGCTATGCAACGTGGCTTTCATCAAATACTCTGGCTATACGGTGATCAGGGTGAGTGTACAGAGGCGGGCGGTAGTAATTTCTTTGTGGTCTGGCACCGCAAGgatggcaagaaggaaattaTCACGGCGCCGTTAGATGACCGGCTTATTCTGGATGGTGTTACCCGGCGCAGCTGCTTGGAgttggcaaaggaaagactCAGTGATGAGTTTGAAGTCACTGAGCGCAAGTATACTATTGGTGAGCTGATCGAGGCCGAGGCGGAAGGCCGACTGCTGGAGTCGTTTGCTGCGGGCACGGCGGTAAGTTTGTTCTCGTTAATTAGGTGTGATAAATGTTCCTGTGCTAATATTGATTTAGTGGTTCATCACCCCTGTCTCGGCGATTCAGCACCGAGAGCATGATATTCCTATCCCGACGGGACCTGATGGTGGACCCGGTGAGGTCACTGGTAAGATCAAGGGCTGGTTGAGCGATATCATGTATGGGCGTGCAGAGCATGAGTGGGGTATTGTGGTGTCTGAGAGGGAATAGACGATGAGATGATGTTCTTTTATCAAACTACGAACGAAATATGAGTCAAGCATAATTAACAATGCAcgtttcctttttgttgttgatgCCGTTAGCATTCCAGAAGAGTCAGCGACTACAGTTTGGAAGTTGATTGGGACGCTTACCTTGTTTAGTATCCTTCCCGCGTCTAAGGTTATTGAATGAGCCAAACGGTAGTAGTTGTTTAGTTGGCCTGCTGTACGTCTAAATGTGTATCAAGCTGAGTAAGCTATATTTATGCTTCAACTAACCTGGAACTCTCTAGCAATCTATTCTCGCCACTTCGCATTGCTTTATAGATGTATCTAATAATCTATATATGTAATAGAGAGCCATTGGCTAGATTCTTTATAATGTCAGTATACTTATATTCGATCGTGGATGCCCCAGGACTGCCATGCCCCAATGCGGTTAGTGGCATATGGCTGCCTCAGGCGACAGGGCATGCTTGGCCTCGGGGACATGTGAAAGTCGAAAACTCCGCCTCGCTCACGACATCCGATAAAGGACAGCGAGGCTCAATTGATTACTCGACCCGAGCCGATTCTGGCCAGTGCCCGTTTGCTGTCAGTCCCTCTCAACCGCACCCTGCAGTAGCGCACCAATCCAGGGGATGGCCACATGAAACGTACTGTGATCGCAACACCACACCGTCGTTGAAACATGGAGAAATTCACTCAGTTCCGAGATCGAGGTGGGTGCATCTCGTGAAATTGCTGGCCCCTGCCATCGGTCAGGCTAACTAGTGGGACCGTCTAGGGTCGGGAATTGCGCCTTTCCTTCCTATTCCACCTCAACCCGCCGGCTTTCAGCTGCCGTTACgcgtcttcctcttctttttccgtCTTCCGCTGTTTATCTTCGTTTGTGTCAGCTACTTCCTCGTGCTACAATGGCTTCCGATTGGATCGCTAGGGAAGAAGGCATCCTTGTGGTGTATTCTAGGGGTGCCCAGCATATGGTGGATTGATCTTCAAGTGGACGGCGTGAGGAAAGGGTGAGTCGACTGGAGGCGACGTCACCGAACGCGCAGGGCTAAGAACCCATCACAGATCCCTCTCCAAGCAACATCAAGCGCGTCTTCCAGGTCCAGGCTCCGTCATTGCCTCCTCGTTTACATCCCCCATCGACGCAGTCTACCTGGCCGCCATATTCGACCCCGTCTTCACTGCTTCCTACCCGAACTCGCGGAAGGTCGAACAGATCTCCCTCTTCCAGGCGATCCTGCGCGCATTCGCCATCCCGCAAGCTAACCCACCCCCGAAAGCACGCTTGGTGGATCTTGCGACCTTAGTCAAGAAAAACCCCGGGCGACCCATCGTCACGTTCCCCGAATGCACGACCACCAATGCGCGGGGCATCCTGCCCCCCAGCCCCTCGCTCTTGAGTGTGGCCCCGAAGACTAAGATCTACCCCGTCAGCCTGCGGTATACCCCGGCTGATGTTGTGACGCCACTTCCCGGAAGTTATGTGAGCTTCTTGTGGACGCTGCTCAGCAAACCCACGCACTGTATCCGGGTGCGCATTGCCGAGGGGGTGGTGAGTGGAGTTGATGGAGAGGGCGGATTCACTACCCGGAAGTCTACGTATGATACCAACTATTTGGATACACTGGACAAGGATAGTACGTATGGATCCCTGGACACGGAGGATGCAGAGTTGACGCGGGCTGAGAAGGCCTTGTTGGACAATGTGGCAGACTCCCTGGCACGTCTGGGAAGAGTCAAGCGGGTTGGATTGGGCGttccggagaagaaggatttTGTCCGAATGTGGACGAAGACGCGACGAACATGGTGATGAAGTTGTATATTCTTCGGTAGCATCATAGGGGGATATCCCCAGTAGGTTGAGTCTATACTAGCTTTCGAACCAGCAACACATGAGTAGAataagggaaaagagaaacgagaaaCAGGCCAGCGGTGAGACAGCACCCTTGCCGGTGTGCCAACGAAGCACATACAGAGAGTGGAAGAGGACCGGATCTCCCCGATGACCCTGCATGATAGCGCCAATAAAAGCTTGTAGACAGCCACTACAGccctactactagtagtagtccGCCATCACCTGACACTCTCAGGACTAACTTCAAAACAATGAAATTCGGCCCCCACTCTCCAGAAGACGATCCCAAACCCCGCTAAACTGTCATTCTTATAAGGAAGCGCCGCCCGTAAGGCTTAATTTCTAGTCCCTGATTCAGTTTCCCATGGATTGATCCTCAATGTGCTTGCATAATTACTAACCACGCCACACCCATAtcatgaagaggaagacataGCGGTGAACATGGGGCTCAGGCGTCGCAAAGAGAAACTACAACCAGCTCAAGGAGCATCCTCCGTAGCGCATACACGCTCCACCTCACTGTACATGATACCAACAGCAGCATCTACAGTTCATTCTCTGTCCACGGCATCAACGATCTACAGCCatgacaacaacacaaccacGTCGCTTAGTCTTTCCGGAACGACCCTTGTGACGGAGGGGTCGTTCACAGAGTCACTTAGCCAATATGAGGCTCAAGATTCAATCTCAAGGAAACAAAGAGCCAGACGCTCCCTCGCAAAATATGGGTCCTATGCGGATCTCTCTAATGCAATCTCTCAGACAAAGGCCATGGCCAGCGATTCAAAATTAAAGGCGCGGAGCTCTGTAATCAATCTGGAGCAACAGATGCGCGAGTATGTGACTAATGTGACGCACTCGAGTGTGGATCTTTATGGGACCATGCTGAGGAAGTTGGATCATATGATTACTTCTATGGATGAGGGATTGTTTCGAGATAAGGAGGATATGGGTATGTTTACCAACCGCCCTGGGATTCCTGTGTCAGATCTATTTTCCATCCCCACTACATACTGATACGGGTATCCAGTCACGGCATACGGCGATGAGGTCTCATATACAAAGACAGGCACAGAAAAAGAGGTGAAAGCGACATCAACAGGTCCCAgtttctt
The sequence above is a segment of the Aspergillus oryzae RIB40 DNA, chromosome 3 genome. Coding sequences within it:
- a CDS encoding uncharacterized protein (branched chain aminotransferase BCAT1, pyridoxal phosphate enzymes type IV superfamily) encodes the protein MAPSAIESQKTKPEAPVVTEKQAGQPLDASKLIYTYTTNPRDVPDETTAHSGDETICTDHMVVATWKASTGWSAPELKPYGPLNLMPTASCLHYATECFEGLKVYRGYDGKLRVFRPDRNAARLNMSASRISLPQADADEITKLIFALLEVDGAKWLPKERAGNFLYLRPTLIGTQPTIGLVKSKQAILYIILSYMPRQDTPPGGMRLLTSPEDMVRSWVGGFGYAKVGANYGPSVLATQDAMQRGFHQILWLYGDQGECTEAGGSNFFVVWHRKDGKKEIITAPLDDRLILDGVTRRSCLELAKERLSDEFEVTERKYTIGELIEAEAEGRLLESFAAGTAWFITPVSAIQHREHDIPIPTGPDGGPGEVTGKIKGWLSDIMYGRAEHEWGIVVSERE
- a CDS encoding lysophosphatidic acid acyltransferase LOA1 (predicted protein), producing MEKFTQFRDRGSGIAPFLPIPPQPAGFQLPLRVFLFFFRLPLFIFVCVSYFLVLQWLPIGSLGKKASLWCILGVPSIWWIDLQVDGVRKGSLSKQHQARLPGPGSVIASSFTSPIDAVYLAAIFDPVFTASYPNSRKVEQISLFQAILRAFAIPQANPPPKARLVDLATLVKKNPGRPIVTFPECTTTNARGILPPSPSLLSVAPKTKIYPVSLRYTPADVVTPLPGSYVSFLWTLLSKPTHCIRVRIAEGVVSGVDGEGGFTTRKSTYDTNYLDTLDKDSTYGSLDTEDAELTRAEKALLDNVADSLARLGRVKRVGLGVPEKKDFVRMWTKTRRTW